The Leptospira hartskeerlii genome contains a region encoding:
- a CDS encoding carbohydrate-binding module 48 — MVHKAKAVALLTLILTFALAAEEAEDWIGAFRSVDYEEGEEALPEEKIYYFWQLENLRKAVPPRFIRFVDTFSALKTGKLLNRGVLFSYEGLANDEVSVCGEFSHWQCVSLQKNDKGIFYGVVDIHGDQLYEAKPAYEYKFKVDGIFTHDPENPDTVEDGEGSLVSRIAFREGGPNKQTSTRVLEDSPYEEKEFRTVEFRIYQPQAESVSLIGDFNHWDPESDFLIKERNGTFRVVKKLKPGEYQYNFLVDGKIVVDTYNPLTVLREDTGEISSALLVPTRTGVLERKKIDP; from the coding sequence ATGGTGCATAAAGCCAAGGCAGTTGCCTTACTTACCTTGATATTGACCTTCGCCCTTGCTGCGGAAGAGGCAGAAGATTGGATCGGAGCCTTCCGGTCAGTGGATTATGAGGAAGGAGAAGAAGCCCTTCCTGAAGAAAAAATTTATTATTTCTGGCAATTGGAAAATTTGAGAAAGGCTGTCCCGCCTAGATTTATCCGATTTGTGGATACATTCTCCGCATTAAAGACCGGAAAATTATTAAACCGCGGAGTTTTATTCAGTTATGAGGGTCTTGCAAACGACGAGGTAAGCGTTTGCGGAGAATTCAGTCATTGGCAATGTGTTTCCTTACAGAAGAATGATAAGGGAATATTTTACGGAGTAGTGGACATCCACGGAGACCAACTCTATGAAGCAAAACCAGCCTATGAATACAAGTTTAAGGTAGACGGTATCTTTACACATGATCCTGAAAACCCGGACACTGTAGAAGATGGAGAAGGTTCTTTAGTTTCCAGGATCGCATTCAGAGAAGGCGGACCTAATAAACAGACAAGCACCAGGGTCTTAGAAGATTCTCCTTACGAAGAAAAAGAATTTAGAACAGTCGAATTCAGAATTTATCAACCCCAAGCTGAGTCGGTGAGTCTGATCGGAGATTTTAATCATTGGGATCCGGAGTCCGATTTTTTGATCAAAGAAAGGAATGGAACCTTTAGAGTAGTCAAAAAATTAAAACCGGGTGAATACCAATACAACTTCTTAGTAGATGGAAAGATCGTAGTGGATACTTATAATCCTCTGACAGTGTTAAGAGAAGACACAGGAGAGATCTCTTCCGCATTATTAGTTCCTACAAGAACCGGAGTTTTGGAAAGAAAGAAGATTGACCCCTAA
- the trxB gene encoding thioredoxin-disulfide reductase: protein MPHKVVIIGSGPAGHTAAIYAARANLNPVMYEGFMAGGIAAGGQLTTTTEVENFPGFPEGIDGTQLTNLFRAQSEKYGTKIITQTITKVDFSKRPFRIWSDDELIEAETVIIATGATAKRMFIPGEDSYWQKGISACAVCDGALPIYRNKELAVVGGGDSAVEEAAHLTKFASKVYLIHRRDSLRASKIMQKRATTHPKIEIIWNTAVEGAQGNGNQLTSLSVKELTTGKTKELAVGGLFYAIGHKPNTEIFEGQLDLDETGYIKTVPGTTRTSVDGVFAAGDVQDKTYRQAITAAGSGCMAALEAERWLEAQEE from the coding sequence ATGCCCCATAAAGTAGTCATCATTGGATCCGGCCCTGCGGGTCATACTGCAGCAATTTATGCAGCCAGAGCGAATTTAAACCCTGTTATGTACGAAGGATTTATGGCGGGAGGAATCGCAGCAGGCGGTCAGCTCACCACTACCACTGAGGTAGAAAATTTTCCAGGCTTTCCGGAAGGAATAGATGGAACGCAACTTACGAATTTGTTCCGCGCTCAATCTGAAAAATATGGCACTAAAATTATCACCCAGACAATCACAAAAGTCGACTTCTCCAAAAGACCTTTCCGTATTTGGTCAGACGATGAATTGATAGAAGCAGAGACTGTGATCATCGCAACAGGCGCCACTGCAAAAAGAATGTTCATCCCAGGTGAAGATTCTTATTGGCAAAAAGGAATTTCTGCATGTGCGGTTTGTGACGGCGCTCTTCCTATTTACAGAAACAAGGAATTAGCAGTTGTCGGCGGAGGAGATTCCGCGGTTGAAGAAGCGGCACACTTAACCAAGTTTGCATCCAAAGTGTATTTGATCCACAGAAGAGATTCTTTAAGAGCTTCTAAGATCATGCAGAAAAGAGCAACCACTCATCCAAAAATAGAAATTATCTGGAATACTGCTGTAGAAGGCGCACAAGGAAATGGAAACCAACTTACTTCCCTTTCCGTAAAAGAACTTACCACTGGAAAAACAAAAGAACTAGCTGTGGGTGGTTTATTCTACGCGATCGGTCATAAGCCTAATACTGAAATTTTCGAAGGCCAATTGGATCTGGATGAAACAGGTTATATCAAAACTGTTCCAGGTACCACTCGCACAAGTGTAGACGGTGTATTTGCCGCAGGGGATGTTCAAGATAAAACATATCGACAGGCGATCACTGCTGCGGGCTCCGGATGTATGGCAGCACTCGAAGCTGAAAGATGGTTAGAAGCTCAAGAAGAATAA